A DNA window from Paenibacillus sp. HWE-109 contains the following coding sequences:
- a CDS encoding iron-sulfur cluster assembly scaffold protein → MYNAIISDHFMSPRNIGEIVQPDLAFRIGNPICGDTVHVCATFYENQIKGIKYKAYGCAASIATASIFSEFVQGKAIAELSGMSQTSRRELLGDLEPNQKHCLDILDELFDSLCTVKEV, encoded by the coding sequence ATGTATAACGCAATCATTTCTGATCATTTTATGAGTCCAAGGAACATTGGCGAGATCGTTCAGCCTGATCTGGCATTTCGCATCGGTAACCCTATTTGCGGTGACACGGTGCATGTTTGTGCGACCTTTTATGAAAACCAAATAAAGGGAATTAAGTATAAAGCCTATGGCTGTGCGGCATCCATTGCGACGGCGAGCATTTTTAGCGAGTTTGTGCAAGGCAAAGCGATAGCGGAATTGAGCGGTATGTCTCAGACAAGTAGACGGGAACTGCTTGGTGATCTGGAGCCGAACCAGAAGCACTGTTTAGATATTTTGGATGAATTGTTTGATTCTTTATGCACTGTAAAAGAGGTGTAA